The following proteins are co-located in the Marinomonas profundi genome:
- a CDS encoding MlaC/ttg2D family ABC transporter substrate-binding protein, giving the protein MSNILTSMVVFCALLGSGLTWSNVDSDSRGNGARDAVVDVVEAFRKDIVADKEVLATNSALLEERVNNILADVVDFDDFSKKVMGKYYRRASPEQRMRFASVTKDTLLKTYGASLLELDADRINVLPLGPQGRGRETKVDVDFQMQAGGMLNISFYMEQSKAERWMLSNVVINNINFGLTFRKQFAVMMEQNRNDIDDAISAWQDSLARKS; this is encoded by the coding sequence ATGTCTAATATTTTAACAAGTATGGTGGTGTTTTGTGCTTTGCTTGGGTCGGGTTTGACTTGGTCTAATGTTGACTCTGATAGCAGAGGCAATGGCGCTAGAGACGCTGTTGTTGATGTTGTGGAGGCTTTTCGCAAGGATATTGTGGCGGATAAAGAGGTGCTGGCGACCAATTCGGCGCTACTCGAAGAGCGGGTTAATAACATACTGGCAGACGTCGTAGACTTTGATGATTTTTCCAAAAAAGTCATGGGCAAATACTATCGAAGAGCATCGCCTGAGCAGCGTATGCGTTTTGCCAGCGTAACAAAAGATACCTTGTTGAAAACCTATGGTGCATCACTATTAGAGCTGGACGCAGATCGCATTAATGTTTTGCCGCTAGGGCCTCAAGGCCGGGGTCGTGAAACGAAAGTGGATGTAGACTTTCAAATGCAAGCCGGTGGCATGTTGAATATTAGCTTCTACATGGAGCAGTCTAAGGCCGAGCGCTGGATGTTGAGTAATGTAGTGATTAATAATATTAATTTCGGCCTCACCTTCCGTAAACAATTTGCGGTCATGATGGAGCAGAATAGAAATGACATAGATGACGCCATTTCTGCTTGGCAGGACTCCTTGGCTAGAAAGTCTTAA
- a CDS encoding BolA family protein: protein MNAGEVKALLESSIPNCDVTAEGEGCNFQVVVVTSEFEGLSTVKRQQLVYSHLQEAISNGTIHAVTMKTYTPDQISKL from the coding sequence GTGAACGCAGGTGAAGTAAAAGCACTTTTAGAATCCTCTATCCCAAACTGTGACGTGACGGCAGAGGGTGAAGGTTGTAATTTTCAGGTAGTTGTCGTGACAAGCGAATTTGAAGGTCTGTCGACGGTAAAAAGACAGCAGCTTGTGTACTCGCATCTTCAAGAGGCCATTTCAAATGGCACTATTCATGCGGTAACCATGAAAACCTACACGCCAGACCAAATAAGCAAGCTATAA
- the murA gene encoding UDP-N-acetylglucosamine 1-carboxyvinyltransferase, with protein sequence MDKLLITGGTRLNGVVRASGAKNAALPILAATLLTKELITIKNLPHLHDITTMLELLGSMGCGVVVDEKMSVQLDVSTLNNCEAPYDLVKTMRASILVLGPLVSHFGRAVVSLPGGCAIGSRPVDLHLRGLEAMGATISVESGDIVASVEGRLKGARIFFDKVTVTGTENLLMAATLADGQTVLENAAREPEVVDLAECLISMGAKIKGHGTDTIVIDGVESLHGTTYPVMPDRIETGTFLVAAAITGGKVKVIDTNVKSLEAVLAKLEEAGAKVTCGDDWIEVDMEGRRPEAVNISTAPYPAFPTDMQAQFVALNSIANGVGRVIENIFENRFMHVDEMLRMGADIEVAGNTAIVRGCERLKGAPVMATDLRASASLVLSALVAEGDTKIDRIYHIDRGYECIEEKFGSLGAKISRVLN encoded by the coding sequence ATGGATAAGCTTTTGATTACCGGTGGTACTCGGCTTAATGGCGTTGTTCGTGCTTCTGGTGCGAAAAACGCTGCGTTGCCTATTTTAGCGGCAACCTTGTTAACCAAAGAATTGATTACGATTAAAAACCTACCTCATTTACACGACATCACGACCATGCTTGAGCTGCTTGGCTCGATGGGGTGTGGCGTGGTGGTTGATGAGAAAATGAGCGTGCAGTTAGATGTGTCGACGTTGAATAACTGTGAAGCACCTTATGATTTAGTGAAAACCATGCGGGCGTCTATCCTAGTGCTTGGGCCGCTCGTCAGTCATTTTGGTCGAGCGGTTGTGTCTCTGCCGGGTGGCTGCGCTATTGGTAGTCGCCCAGTGGATCTGCATTTGCGCGGACTAGAAGCGATGGGAGCAACAATTTCCGTCGAAAGTGGTGACATTGTCGCGAGCGTAGAGGGTCGCCTTAAGGGTGCCCGTATTTTCTTTGATAAAGTGACGGTGACAGGAACAGAAAACCTGTTGATGGCGGCCACTTTAGCGGACGGGCAAACTGTTTTAGAAAACGCCGCGCGTGAACCTGAAGTCGTTGATTTAGCGGAATGCTTGATTTCAATGGGCGCTAAGATCAAGGGTCATGGCACAGATACGATTGTGATTGACGGTGTTGAATCTTTGCATGGTACTACTTATCCCGTTATGCCAGACCGTATTGAAACGGGGACTTTTCTGGTTGCTGCTGCGATTACCGGTGGCAAGGTAAAGGTCATCGACACCAATGTGAAATCGCTTGAGGCCGTGCTTGCTAAGCTAGAAGAAGCCGGAGCAAAAGTAACCTGTGGTGATGATTGGATTGAAGTGGATATGGAAGGGCGTCGTCCAGAAGCGGTCAATATTAGTACCGCTCCTTATCCTGCTTTTCCAACGGATATGCAAGCGCAATTTGTGGCGCTGAATTCGATTGCGAATGGTGTCGGCCGAGTGATCGAAAATATCTTTGAAAATCGTTTTATGCACGTCGATGAGATGCTTCGCATGGGCGCTGATATTGAGGTAGCAGGCAATACGGCGATCGTTCGAGGTTGTGAGCGCCTGAAAGGTGCGCCAGTGATGGCGACGGATTTAAGAGCCTCAGCCAGTTTGGTATTGTCCGCTCTTGTGGCTGAGGGCGATACAAAAATTGATCGCATCTATCATATTGACCGTGGGTACGAGTGTATCGAAGAAAAGTTTGGGTCATTGGGTGCGAAAATTTCACGGGTTTTAAATTAA
- the hisG gene encoding ATP phosphoribosyltransferase, which translates to MSRTLTIALSKGRILGETLPLLEKANIVPVEDISKSRKLIFDTNHEHIKLVILRATDVPTYVDHGVADFGVAGKDVLMEASTKNLYELLDLKIAKCRLMTAGVVDQPLPKRRLKVASKFVKTAKAYFAEQGIQADVIKLYGAMELAPIMGLADLIVDIVDTGNTLKANGLEARELIAPISTRLVVNKAAYKTKYAEIEPILAMIRRAVDDNEGK; encoded by the coding sequence ATGAGTAGAACATTAACGATTGCGCTGTCGAAAGGGCGCATTCTTGGTGAAACCTTGCCGCTTTTAGAAAAAGCGAACATTGTTCCGGTCGAAGATATTAGCAAAAGTCGTAAGTTGATCTTTGATACCAACCATGAGCATATCAAGTTGGTTATTTTGCGTGCCACGGATGTGCCAACCTATGTTGATCATGGGGTGGCGGATTTTGGTGTGGCGGGTAAAGATGTATTGATGGAAGCGTCCACCAAAAATCTATATGAACTGCTGGATCTTAAAATTGCTAAGTGTCGCCTAATGACGGCCGGTGTGGTTGATCAGCCTTTGCCAAAGCGACGCCTAAAAGTGGCCTCTAAGTTTGTTAAAACCGCTAAAGCGTATTTTGCCGAGCAAGGTATTCAGGCGGATGTGATTAAGCTGTATGGCGCGATGGAATTGGCACCCATTATGGGGCTGGCGGATTTGATTGTGGATATCGTTGATACGGGCAATACGCTGAAGGCGAATGGTCTTGAGGCTCGGGAGTTAATCGCGCCAATCAGTACGCGCTTAGTGGTTAATAAAGCCGCTTATAAAACCAAGTACGCTGAAATTGAGCCTATCCTAGCAATGATACGACGTGCAGTTGACGATAACGAGGGTAAATAA